In Chanodichthys erythropterus isolate Z2021 chromosome 9, ASM2448905v1, whole genome shotgun sequence, a genomic segment contains:
- the nkx2.7 gene encoding NK2 transcription factor related 7, with translation MLPSPVTSTPFSVKDILKLEQQHALNPNGFVGVEQDTVPLQSLQLQCMQSTLSRSLDLLYSPEKHSAIAAEQVKCALNSDDFDMVRSSCGSPTEEEMDPNEDTSMCPFDDSSYNGRKDETSREKPKQRLRRKPRVLFSQTQVFELERRFKQQRYLSAPERDHLAHVLKLTSTQVKIWFQNRRYKCKRQRQDKSLELAGPRRVAVPVLVRDGKPCHGAPYNVTVSYPYNNYYNSYGNNPYHCNFTSVPSIANASQIPNHFVDMNLTTGSVDGIRTW, from the exons ATGCTTCCGAGTCCCGTAACCTCAACTCCGTTTTCGGTAAAGGACATCCTCAAACTGGAACAGCAACACGCTCTGAACCCCAATGGATTCGTGGGAGTTGAGCAGGACACTGTACCGCTGCAGTCGCTTCAGCTTCAGTGCATGCAGAGCACACTGAGCCGGAGTCTGGATCTCCTCTACAGCCCCGAGAAGCACAGCGCGATCGCTGCGGAGCAGGTGAAGTGCGCCCTGAATTCAGATGACTTTGATATGGTCCGAAGCTCCTGCGGGTCTCCAACGGAGGAGGAGATGGATCCAAACGAAGACACAA GCATGTGTCCATTTGACGACTCCAGTTATAATGGTAGAAAAGATGAAACATCGCGGGAGAAACCCAAGCAGAGGCTGCGCAGGAAACCCCGCGTGCTCTTCTCTCAAACTCAAGTGTTTGAGCTAGAAAGACGCTTCAAGCAGCAGAGATACCTTTCCGCACCCGAGAGAGACCACCTGGCTCATGTTCTGAAGCTCACCTCGACACAGGTCAAAATATGGTTCCAAAACCGGAGGTACAAGTGCAAGAGACAGCGACAGGATAAAAGCCTCGAGCTGGCCGGCCCGCGAAGGGTGGCGGTGCCCGTGCTGGTGCGAGATGGCAAACCCTGTCATGGAGCTCCTTACAATGTCACTGTGTCGTATCCCTACAATAATTATTACAACAGCTATGGAAATAACCCGTACCACTGTAACTTCACTTCTGTGCCCTCGATTGCCAACGCAAGTCAGATACCGAACCACTTTGTGGATATGAATTTGACGACGGGAAGTGTCGATGGGATCAGAACTTGGTGA